The Cellulomonas wangleii genome includes a region encoding these proteins:
- a CDS encoding 4-hydroxy-3-methylbut-2-enyl diphosphate reductase: MTSTAPGPDLRADVPPARKRVLLAAPRGYCAGVDRAVVAVEKALEHYGAPVYVRKEIVHNRHVVETLAARGAVFVDETDQVPEGARVVFSAHGVSPAVKASAAARNLQTIDATCPLVTKVHKEAVRFAADDFDILLIGHDGHEEVEGTQGHAPEHIQVVNSPADADHVEVRDPERVMWISQTTLSVDETMETVRRLRERFPHLQDPPSDDICYATQNRQVAVKKLAPACDVVITVGSANSSNSVRLVEVALDAGARSSYRVDKAAEIDPAWLEGATTVGVTSGASVPEILVADVLAFLAVHGFADVEEVRTATEDLMFSLPRELRADLKKAGEPAGRPRPDGRRRLDVQPV; the protein is encoded by the coding sequence GTGACCTCGACCGCCCCCGGCCCTGATCTCCGCGCCGACGTTCCGCCGGCGCGCAAGCGCGTGCTGCTCGCGGCACCCCGCGGGTACTGCGCGGGCGTCGACCGCGCGGTCGTCGCCGTCGAGAAGGCGCTCGAGCACTACGGCGCCCCGGTGTACGTCCGCAAGGAGATCGTGCACAACCGGCACGTCGTCGAGACGCTCGCCGCGCGCGGGGCGGTGTTCGTCGACGAGACGGACCAGGTGCCCGAGGGCGCACGCGTCGTGTTCTCGGCGCACGGCGTCTCGCCGGCGGTCAAGGCCTCCGCGGCGGCGCGCAACCTGCAGACGATCGACGCGACGTGCCCCCTGGTGACCAAGGTGCACAAGGAGGCCGTGCGGTTCGCCGCGGACGACTTCGACATCCTGCTCATCGGCCACGACGGCCACGAGGAGGTCGAGGGCACGCAGGGTCACGCGCCCGAGCACATCCAGGTCGTGAACTCCCCGGCCGACGCGGACCACGTCGAGGTTCGCGACCCGGAGCGGGTCATGTGGATCTCGCAGACGACGCTGTCGGTGGACGAGACCATGGAGACGGTCCGCCGCCTGCGCGAGCGGTTCCCGCACCTGCAGGACCCGCCGAGCGACGACATCTGCTACGCCACGCAGAACCGCCAGGTCGCCGTGAAGAAGCTCGCGCCCGCGTGCGACGTCGTCATCACCGTCGGCTCGGCCAACTCGTCGAACTCGGTGCGCCTCGTCGAGGTCGCGCTCGACGCGGGTGCCCGCTCGTCGTACCGCGTCGACAAGGCCGCCGAGATCGACCCCGCCTGGCTCGAGGGCGCGACCACCGTCGGCGTGACGTCGGGCGCGTCGGTGCCCGAGATCCTCGTGGCGGACGTCCTGGCGTTCCTGGCCGTGCACGGCTTCGCCGACGTCGAGGAGGTCCGCACCGCGACGGAGGACCTCATGTTCTCCCTGCCGCGCGAGCTGCGCGCCGACCTCAAGAAGGCCGGGGAGCCGGCGGGGCGCCCGCGGCCCGACGGTCGCCGCCGGCTGGACGTCCAGCCCGTCTGA
- a CDS encoding carbonic anhydrase, whose translation MTAATTTPTTPAEAWAELRAGNLRFVEDRMLHPSQGIDRRTEVSSEQHPFAVVFGCSDSRVAAEIIFDQGLGDLFVVRTAGHVLDTTVIGSIEYGVNVLGAPLVVVLAHDSCGAVAATVDAMTSGNVPPGFVQAVVDRVIPSIVGLTASGRPLDSFDAATLGHEHVLHTARQLHGYSVSLADEIAAGRCAIVALEYALADGRARVARVVGDIGAGPGVVPQD comes from the coding sequence ATGACGGCTGCGACCACGACACCGACGACGCCCGCCGAGGCGTGGGCCGAGCTGCGCGCAGGCAACCTGCGGTTCGTCGAGGACCGGATGCTGCACCCCTCGCAGGGGATCGACCGTCGCACCGAGGTCAGCAGCGAGCAGCACCCCTTCGCCGTGGTGTTCGGCTGCTCCGACAGCCGGGTCGCCGCCGAGATCATCTTCGACCAGGGCCTGGGCGACCTCTTCGTGGTCCGCACGGCCGGGCACGTGCTCGACACGACCGTCATCGGGTCGATCGAGTACGGCGTCAACGTGCTGGGCGCCCCGCTCGTGGTCGTCCTCGCGCACGACTCGTGCGGTGCGGTCGCGGCCACCGTCGACGCGATGACCAGCGGGAACGTCCCGCCCGGCTTCGTGCAGGCCGTGGTGGACCGCGTGATCCCGTCGATCGTCGGCCTCACGGCCTCGGGGCGGCCGCTGGACTCGTTCGACGCGGCCACGCTCGGCCACGAGCACGTCCTGCACACCGCGCGCCAGCTGCACGGGTACTCCGTGTCGCTCGCGGACGAGATCGCGGCCGGCCGGTGCGCGATCGTCGCGCTGGAGTACGCCCTGGCCGACGGCCGCGCGCGCGTCGCGCGCGTCGTCGGCGACATCGGCGCCGGACCGGGCGTGGTCCCGCAGGACTGA
- the xseA gene encoding exodeoxyribonuclease VII large subunit, with the protein MQDETSAPAPPPAAPLPLPLKAADTTPERPWPVRHLAPKVADYVARMPPVWVEGQVLNVRRWNSLLFLTLRDTDLDMSLSVTLPAVAAMSLGERFTDGAHVVVHARPQYQVKKGSLGFAADRVRLVGLGELLARIEHLKGVLAAEGLFDESRKRPLPFLPAVVGLVCAQQGDAEHDVVSNARARWPAVQFEIRRVTVQGPSAVPEVSAAVAELDADPRVEVIVVARGGGSFEDLLPFSNETLVRAAAACRTPLVSAIGHHMDAPLLDLVADLRASTPTDAAKRVVPDVTEERARIVQARSRTRAAVTHRLAREEAGLANLRSRPVLARPGTLVDPHEDTLHRLTGRGRTVLDAALAQAATATARLAGQVRALSPAATLERGYAVVQRADGAVVRSPDDVTPGDRLRVRVAAGELAADVAP; encoded by the coding sequence GTGCAGGACGAGACGAGCGCACCCGCCCCACCGCCCGCGGCCCCCCTGCCGCTCCCGCTCAAGGCCGCGGACACGACACCCGAGCGCCCGTGGCCCGTGCGGCACCTCGCGCCCAAGGTCGCGGACTACGTGGCGCGCATGCCGCCCGTCTGGGTCGAGGGCCAGGTGCTCAACGTCCGGCGCTGGAACTCCCTGCTGTTCCTCACGCTGCGCGACACCGACCTCGACATGTCGCTGTCGGTGACGCTGCCGGCCGTCGCCGCGATGAGCCTCGGCGAGCGGTTCACGGACGGCGCGCACGTGGTGGTGCACGCCCGCCCCCAGTACCAGGTGAAGAAGGGCTCGCTGGGGTTCGCGGCCGACCGGGTGCGGCTGGTCGGCCTGGGCGAGCTGCTGGCCCGCATCGAGCACCTGAAGGGCGTGCTCGCGGCGGAGGGCCTGTTCGACGAGTCCCGCAAGCGTCCGCTGCCCTTCCTGCCCGCCGTCGTCGGGCTGGTGTGCGCGCAGCAGGGCGACGCCGAGCACGACGTCGTGTCCAACGCGCGCGCCCGCTGGCCCGCCGTGCAGTTCGAGATCCGCCGCGTCACCGTGCAGGGCCCCAGCGCGGTGCCGGAGGTGAGCGCGGCCGTCGCGGAGCTCGACGCCGACCCCCGCGTCGAGGTCATCGTCGTCGCGCGTGGCGGTGGCTCGTTCGAGGACCTGCTGCCGTTCAGCAACGAGACGCTCGTGCGTGCGGCCGCCGCGTGCCGCACGCCGCTGGTCAGCGCGATCGGGCACCACATGGACGCCCCCCTGCTGGACCTCGTCGCCGACCTGCGCGCCTCGACGCCGACGGACGCCGCCAAGCGCGTCGTGCCCGACGTCACCGAGGAGCGCGCGCGGATCGTGCAGGCACGGTCGCGGACCCGCGCGGCCGTCACCCACCGGCTCGCCCGCGAGGAGGCCGGGCTCGCGAACCTGCGCAGCCGCCCGGTGCTGGCCCGGCCCGGGACGCTCGTCGACCCCCACGAGGACACGCTGCACCGGCTCACCGGGCGCGGCCGCACGGTGCTCGACGCCGCGCTCGCGCAGGCCGCGACGGCCACGGCGCGTCTCGCCGGGCAGGTGCGGGCCCTGTCCCCCGCCGCGACGCTCGAGCGCGGGTACGCGGTCGTGCAGCGCGCCGACGGCGCGGTCGTGCGCAGCCCCGACGACGTCACCCCGGGTGACCGGCTGCGGGTGCGCGTCGCGGCGGGCGAGCTCGCGGCCGACGTCGCACCGTGA
- a CDS encoding ABC transporter ATP-binding protein produces the protein MAAITLSHVVKEYGDGYPAVNDVSLDIDDGEFVILVGPSGCGKSTLLRMVVGLEDITGGEISIDGDVVNDKAPRDRKLAMVFQNYALYPHLSVFENIAFPLRLDKGKFSEAEVRERVERAADTLELREHLDRKPANLSGGQRQRVAMGRAIVREARAFLFDEPLSNLDAKLRGQMRTEISRMQRRLGTTTLYVTHDQTEAMTLGDRVAVLKKGVLQQVASPRALYEQPVNLFVAGFIGSPPMNFLPGEVDGDVLRLPLTEVPLTDELRARIGDRRVVIVGLRPEHLEDADMLDDDTRAGGVTFGADVDVVEWLGAELYAYVPFETHASVEKTLEELDRDLDGEGMRTQLVAALGSEARVRDGDTAELWFDPARLLIFDPENGENLTYDAESARRSDEESVEERRRTTERAHRRAERAREPAA, from the coding sequence ATGGCAGCGATCACGCTGAGCCACGTCGTCAAGGAGTACGGCGACGGGTACCCGGCAGTGAACGACGTGAGCCTGGACATCGACGACGGCGAGTTCGTCATCCTCGTCGGGCCGTCGGGGTGCGGGAAGTCGACCCTGCTGCGCATGGTCGTCGGTCTCGAGGACATCACGGGCGGCGAGATCTCGATCGACGGCGACGTGGTCAACGACAAGGCGCCGCGGGACCGCAAGCTGGCGATGGTGTTCCAGAACTACGCGCTGTACCCGCACCTGAGCGTGTTCGAGAACATCGCGTTCCCGCTGCGGCTCGACAAGGGCAAGTTCTCGGAGGCGGAGGTGCGTGAGCGCGTCGAGCGCGCCGCCGACACCCTGGAGCTGCGTGAGCACCTCGACCGCAAGCCCGCCAACCTGTCCGGCGGGCAGCGGCAGCGGGTCGCGATGGGGCGGGCCATCGTCCGCGAGGCGCGCGCGTTCCTCTTCGACGAGCCGCTGTCCAACCTCGACGCCAAGCTGCGCGGGCAGATGCGCACCGAGATCTCCCGGATGCAGCGCCGGCTCGGCACCACGACCCTCTACGTCACGCACGACCAGACCGAGGCGATGACGCTCGGCGACCGGGTGGCCGTGCTGAAGAAGGGCGTGCTGCAGCAGGTCGCCAGCCCGCGGGCGCTGTACGAGCAGCCCGTCAACCTCTTCGTGGCCGGGTTCATCGGGTCGCCGCCCATGAACTTCCTGCCGGGAGAGGTCGACGGTGACGTGCTGCGGCTGCCGCTGACCGAGGTCCCCCTGACCGACGAGCTGCGCGCCCGCATCGGCGACCGCCGGGTCGTCATCGTCGGTCTGCGCCCGGAGCACCTGGAGGACGCGGACATGCTCGACGACGACACCCGCGCGGGCGGTGTGACGTTCGGGGCCGACGTGGACGTCGTCGAGTGGCTGGGCGCGGAGCTCTACGCGTACGTGCCGTTCGAGACGCACGCCTCGGTGGAGAAGACCCTCGAGGAGCTCGACCGCGACCTGGACGGCGAGGGCATGCGGACCCAGCTGGTCGCGGCGCTCGGCTCCGAGGCGCGGGTCCGCGACGGTGACACCGCCGAGCTCTGGTTCGACCCGGCACGGCTGCTGATCTTCGACCCGGAGAACGGCGAGAACCTCACGTACGACGCGGAGTCGGCCCGCCGGTCCGACGAGGAGAGCGTCGAGGAGCGTCGCCGGACGACGGAGCGTGCGCACCGCCGCGCCGAGCGCGCCCGCGAGCCGGCCGCCTGA
- a CDS encoding ABC transporter ATP-binding protein — MTTPDAVPPPAPGPVPGPSGAPGVAPTTAAPGAPSPRPGAPALALQGMWRRFGDKVAVAGIDLTIPSGSFYGLVGPNGAGKTTSLSMATGLLRPDAGTVLVHGVDLWANPVEVKRMLGVLPDGVRLFDRLTGAQLVTYAGLLQGLDRATVAARTDDLLAAVGLSDDRDTLVVDYSAGMTKKVALACALVHAPRVLVLDEPFEAVDPVSAANIREILHQYVAGGGTVVVSSHVMDLVQRMCDHVAVIAEGHVLAAGTVDEVRAGRSLEERFVELVGGRITGEGLAWLRTSSD, encoded by the coding sequence GTGACCACACCAGACGCCGTCCCACCACCCGCTCCGGGCCCCGTCCCGGGCCCGTCCGGTGCGCCCGGGGTCGCGCCGACGACGGCCGCCCCCGGTGCCCCGTCCCCCCGACCCGGCGCGCCCGCCCTCGCCCTGCAGGGCATGTGGCGGCGCTTCGGTGACAAGGTCGCCGTCGCCGGCATCGACCTGACCATCCCGTCGGGCTCGTTCTACGGCCTGGTCGGCCCCAACGGGGCGGGCAAGACGACCAGCCTGTCCATGGCCACCGGTCTGCTGCGGCCCGACGCGGGCACCGTCCTCGTGCACGGCGTGGACCTCTGGGCGAACCCGGTCGAGGTCAAGCGGATGCTCGGGGTGCTGCCCGACGGGGTGCGCCTCTTCGACCGCCTGACGGGTGCGCAGCTCGTCACGTACGCGGGGCTGCTGCAAGGCCTGGATCGCGCGACGGTCGCGGCCCGCACCGACGACCTGCTCGCCGCCGTCGGCCTGTCGGACGACCGCGACACCCTCGTCGTCGACTACTCCGCGGGCATGACGAAGAAGGTCGCGCTCGCCTGCGCCCTGGTGCACGCGCCCCGCGTCCTCGTGCTCGACGAGCCGTTCGAGGCGGTCGACCCCGTGTCGGCCGCGAACATCCGCGAGATCCTGCACCAGTACGTCGCGGGCGGCGGGACCGTGGTCGTGTCGTCGCACGTCATGGACCTCGTGCAGCGCATGTGCGACCACGTCGCCGTCATCGCCGAGGGCCACGTGCTGGCAGCCGGCACCGTCGACGAGGTGCGCGCCGGTCGTTCGCTCGAGGAGCGGTTCGTCGAGCTCGTGGGCGGCCGGATCACCGGGGAGGGGCTCGCGTGGTTGCGCACCTCGTCCGACTGA
- a CDS encoding exodeoxyribonuclease VII small subunit: MARPDTAGAAGDENPAPTLPDPADLGYEQARDELVAIVARLESGAGTLEESLALWERGEALAARCQEWLDGARARLTAARGSGGTEDDE, translated from the coding sequence GTGGCACGACCCGACACGGCCGGCGCAGCCGGCGACGAGAACCCAGCCCCCACCCTCCCGGACCCGGCGGACCTCGGCTACGAGCAGGCGCGCGACGAGCTCGTCGCGATCGTCGCCCGGCTCGAGTCCGGCGCCGGGACGCTCGAGGAGTCGCTCGCGCTGTGGGAGCGCGGTGAGGCGCTGGCCGCGCGCTGCCAGGAGTGGCTCGACGGCGCGCGCGCACGGCTGACGGCCGCCCGCGGCAGCGGCGGCACGGAGGACGACGAGTGA
- a CDS encoding carbohydrate ABC transporter permease, translating into MSAATTTVPAAADAATGGPRKPRRSDRARQEARLGLLLCAPAILVLVAVVGYPILQAVWDSLYSYKLTNPDARRFVGLENYALILSDPIWWQALWVTVLITVVTVVVELVLGFALALVMNNALSTLRPALRTAILIPYAIITVVSAFAFRFMFDLTSGFMNSWLPFVPDDVDWFASFGTAITVICISEIWKTTPFISLLLLSGLAQVPGELQEAAKVDGATWWQRMRRVTIPNMKAAIMVALLFRALDAFRIFDNIFIMTNGAAGTESVSFLAYRQTIQRLEIGIGSAVSVLLTICVALIALLFVKGFKVNLAASTRAGR; encoded by the coding sequence GTGAGCGCCGCGACCACCACCGTCCCGGCCGCGGCTGACGCGGCCACCGGCGGTCCCCGCAAGCCGCGCCGGTCGGACCGGGCGCGCCAGGAGGCCCGGCTCGGGCTGCTGCTGTGCGCGCCCGCGATCCTCGTCCTCGTCGCCGTCGTGGGGTACCCGATCCTGCAGGCCGTCTGGGACTCGCTGTACAGCTACAAGCTCACCAACCCCGACGCGCGGCGCTTCGTCGGCCTGGAGAACTACGCGCTGATCCTGTCCGACCCGATCTGGTGGCAGGCGCTGTGGGTGACCGTGCTCATCACGGTCGTCACCGTGGTCGTCGAGCTCGTCCTCGGGTTCGCCCTGGCGCTGGTGATGAACAACGCGCTGAGCACCCTGCGTCCCGCGCTGCGCACGGCGATCCTCATCCCGTACGCGATCATCACGGTCGTCTCGGCGTTCGCGTTCCGGTTCATGTTCGACCTGACCAGCGGGTTCATGAACAGCTGGCTGCCGTTCGTGCCCGACGACGTGGACTGGTTCGCGTCGTTCGGCACCGCGATCACGGTCATCTGCATCTCGGAGATCTGGAAGACGACGCCGTTCATCTCGCTGCTGCTGCTGTCGGGGCTCGCACAGGTCCCGGGCGAGCTGCAGGAGGCGGCGAAGGTCGACGGCGCCACGTGGTGGCAGCGGATGCGCCGCGTGACGATCCCGAACATGAAGGCCGCGATCATGGTCGCGCTGCTGTTCCGGGCCCTCGACGCGTTCCGCATCTTCGACAACATCTTCATCATGACGAACGGCGCGGCCGGCACCGAGTCGGTGTCGTTCCTGGCCTACCGGCAGACCATCCAGCGCCTGGAGATCGGCATCGGCTCGGCGGTGTCCGTGCTGCTGACGATCTGCGTCGCGCTCATCGCGCTGCTGTTCGTCAAGGGCTTCAAGGTCAACCTGGCGGCGTCGACGAGGGCGGGACGATGA
- a CDS encoding DNA recombination protein RmuC: MDPVLGTAALPLLLSALLVGAALGAVVAWVVGSSRATRAAEERVRSAEVEAARALARLEAERAGAGDRFRALADEALAATSEQFLALAHQRLAAEHQTQVGEFAQREQAVRAMVEPLARTLDHVRTELVEAERARVEGNAALGEQVRAMRAASEQLRGETSQLVTALRSSQVRGRWGEVQLRRVVEAAGMLAHVDFVEQEQVRTDDGLQRPDMVVRLAGGKQVVVDAKVAFLGFLDAAQTDDETVRAQRLAAHARHVRKHVDDLASKRYWDQFAPAPEFVVMFVPAESFLHAAADQDPTLIEYAFERNVVIATPVTLLTLLRTVAYAWRQDALAANAQQVLTLGKELHGRLATMGTHLARLGRSIDAAAGAYNQAVGSLESRVLVSARRFADLHVVDGDLPTPGPANPRLTALSAPELVASAAEQVVALDDLVLGDPAGRRDDRALQDEVARRRAADGDASTA; this comes from the coding sequence ATGGATCCCGTGCTCGGTACCGCAGCCCTCCCGCTGCTCCTGTCCGCCCTGCTGGTCGGTGCCGCCCTGGGCGCCGTCGTGGCGTGGGTGGTGGGGTCGTCGCGCGCGACCCGCGCCGCCGAGGAGCGGGTGCGGTCGGCGGAGGTCGAGGCCGCCCGTGCCCTGGCACGGCTCGAGGCGGAGCGCGCCGGCGCCGGCGACCGGTTCCGGGCGCTGGCGGACGAGGCGCTGGCGGCGACCAGCGAGCAGTTCCTCGCCCTGGCCCACCAGCGGCTCGCGGCCGAGCACCAGACGCAGGTGGGTGAGTTCGCGCAGCGCGAGCAGGCGGTCCGCGCGATGGTCGAGCCCCTCGCCCGCACGCTCGACCACGTCCGCACCGAGCTCGTCGAGGCCGAGCGTGCCCGCGTCGAGGGCAACGCGGCGCTGGGCGAGCAGGTGCGCGCGATGCGGGCGGCGTCCGAGCAGCTGCGGGGCGAGACGTCGCAGCTCGTCACGGCGCTGCGCTCGTCGCAGGTGCGCGGCCGGTGGGGCGAGGTGCAGCTGCGGCGCGTGGTCGAGGCCGCGGGGATGCTCGCGCACGTCGACTTCGTCGAGCAGGAGCAGGTGCGCACGGACGACGGGCTGCAGCGCCCGGACATGGTGGTGCGCCTCGCGGGGGGCAAGCAGGTCGTCGTCGACGCGAAGGTCGCGTTCCTGGGGTTCCTCGACGCCGCGCAGACGGACGACGAGACGGTGCGCGCCCAGCGGCTCGCGGCGCACGCCCGGCACGTGCGCAAGCACGTCGACGACCTCGCCTCCAAGCGCTACTGGGACCAGTTCGCCCCCGCGCCGGAGTTCGTCGTGATGTTCGTGCCGGCCGAGTCGTTCCTGCACGCGGCGGCCGACCAGGACCCGACGCTCATCGAGTACGCGTTCGAGCGCAACGTCGTCATCGCGACACCCGTCACGCTGCTCACGCTGCTGCGGACCGTGGCGTACGCGTGGCGGCAGGACGCGCTGGCGGCCAACGCGCAGCAGGTGCTCACGCTCGGCAAGGAGCTGCACGGACGGCTCGCGACGATGGGCACGCACTTGGCGCGGCTCGGCCGCTCGATCGACGCGGCCGCCGGTGCGTACAACCAGGCGGTCGGGTCGTTGGAGTCCCGCGTGCTGGTCAGTGCCCGCCGGTTCGCCGACCTCCACGTCGTCGACGGTGACCTGCCGACGCCCGGGCCGGCGAACCCGCGGCTGACCGCCCTGAGCGCGCCGGAGCTCGTCGCGTCGGCGGCGGAGCAGGTCGTGGCGCTGGACGACCTCGTGCTGGGCGACCCGGCCGGGCGCCGTGACGACCGGGCGCTGCAGGACGAGGTCGCACGGCGGCGCGCGGCCGACGGGGACGCGTCGACCGCCTGA
- a CDS encoding carbohydrate kinase family protein: MTGEARALVVGEALVDAVRRTDGTRDEHPGGSPANVALGLARLGRRADLLTWLGDDADGDLVRRHLQRSGVHVLRGDRAAVRTPVATAHLDAEGVATYEFDLEWDLPSSWAEDDDAPLVVHTGSIATVLAPGAAKVARLLASRRATSTLTYDPNLRPALMGDPAAVRPVVERLVALADVVKVSDEDLAWLRPGVAPAEIAEAWSRSGPALVVVTHGGEGAFAVTSAGARLSVAAPRVTVADTVGAGDSFMGGLVDGLWEAGLLGADRRAALHDVDAATVQAVLERCARIAAITVSRPGANPPRRDELEEPTDTTEGTDA, from the coding sequence GTGACCGGCGAGGCACGTGCCCTGGTGGTCGGCGAGGCCCTGGTCGACGCCGTGCGGCGCACGGACGGGACGCGTGACGAGCACCCGGGCGGGAGCCCCGCGAACGTCGCGCTCGGCCTGGCACGCCTCGGGAGGCGCGCCGACCTGCTGACGTGGCTCGGCGACGACGCGGACGGTGACCTGGTGCGCCGCCACCTGCAGCGCTCGGGCGTCCACGTGCTGCGCGGCGACCGCGCCGCGGTCCGCACCCCGGTGGCCACCGCCCACCTGGACGCCGAGGGCGTCGCGACGTACGAGTTCGACCTCGAGTGGGACCTGCCCTCGTCGTGGGCCGAGGACGACGACGCGCCCCTGGTCGTGCACACGGGCTCGATCGCGACCGTGCTCGCACCCGGTGCCGCGAAGGTCGCCCGGCTCCTCGCGAGCCGCCGCGCCACGTCCACCCTCACGTACGACCCGAACCTGCGCCCGGCGCTGATGGGCGACCCGGCCGCCGTCCGGCCGGTCGTCGAGCGCCTGGTGGCCCTCGCGGACGTCGTCAAGGTCAGCGACGAGGACCTGGCGTGGCTGCGGCCCGGCGTCGCGCCGGCCGAGATCGCCGAGGCGTGGAGCCGGTCCGGCCCCGCCCTGGTCGTGGTCACGCACGGTGGCGAGGGCGCGTTCGCCGTCACGTCGGCCGGCGCACGCCTGTCCGTCGCGGCGCCCCGGGTGACGGTGGCCGACACGGTCGGCGCCGGCGACTCGTTCATGGGTGGCCTGGTCGACGGCCTGTGGGAGGCCGGCCTGCTCGGCGCCGACCGGCGCGCCGCGCTGCACGACGTCGACGCCGCGACGGTGCAGGCCGTCCTGGAGCGCTGCGCCCGGATCGCGGCGATCACGGTGTCGCGCCCGGGTGCGAACCCGCCCCGGCGCGACGAGCTCGAGGAACCGACCGACACGACGGAGGGCACCGACGCATGA
- a CDS encoding carbohydrate ABC transporter permease — MSGRTKAWWWVGGILIVLYCLFPVAWIVSLSLKAPADLDDGSFLPTSVSWQNYQLILTGGASDLFLPALRNSVGICLIATGIAVVLAALCAYAVARLDFPGKALVLGLALGVSMFPVISIVTPLFNIWRAIGLFDTWPGLIIPYLSITLPLSIWTLTAFFREIPWEMEQAAQVDGATTAQAFRKVIVPLAGPGVATTAIIAFFLAWNDFVYGISLTSTERARPVPAALAFFTGASQFEEPTGAISAAAVIVTIPVVVLVLLFQRQIVAGLTQGAVKG; from the coding sequence ATGAGCGGGCGGACGAAGGCGTGGTGGTGGGTCGGCGGGATCCTGATCGTCCTGTACTGCCTGTTCCCGGTGGCGTGGATCGTGTCGCTGTCGCTCAAGGCGCCGGCCGACCTCGACGACGGGTCGTTCCTGCCCACGTCGGTGTCGTGGCAGAACTACCAGCTGATCCTCACCGGCGGCGCGTCCGACCTGTTCCTGCCGGCGCTGCGCAACTCCGTGGGCATCTGCCTCATCGCCACCGGGATCGCGGTCGTGCTGGCGGCGCTGTGCGCGTACGCGGTCGCCCGCCTCGACTTCCCCGGCAAGGCGCTGGTGCTGGGGCTCGCGCTCGGGGTGTCGATGTTCCCCGTCATCTCGATCGTCACGCCGCTGTTCAACATCTGGCGTGCGATCGGGCTGTTCGACACGTGGCCCGGCCTGATCATCCCCTACCTGTCGATCACGCTGCCGCTGTCGATCTGGACGCTCACCGCGTTCTTCCGCGAGATCCCGTGGGAGATGGAGCAGGCGGCGCAGGTCGACGGCGCGACGACCGCGCAGGCGTTCCGCAAGGTCATCGTGCCGCTCGCCGGACCGGGCGTGGCGACCACGGCGATCATCGCCTTCTTCCTCGCGTGGAACGACTTCGTCTACGGCATCTCGCTGACGTCCACCGAGCGCGCCCGGCCCGTGCCGGCGGCGCTCGCGTTCTTCACCGGCGCCTCGCAGTTCGAGGAGCCGACGGGGGCCATCTCGGCCGCCGCGGTCATCGTCACCATCCCCGTCGTCGTGCTGGTCCTGCTGTTCCAGCGCCAGATCGTCGCCGGGCTCACCCAGGGTGCCGTCAAGGGCTGA